Proteins found in one Cytobacillus luteolus genomic segment:
- a CDS encoding XapX domain-containing protein: MKEVILSLITGIIVGFLFALLKLPIPAPPALAGVTGIVGVYLGFKLFQMVAPMFTK, translated from the coding sequence ATGAAAGAAGTTATATTATCACTTATTACAGGAATTATTGTAGGTTTTTTATTTGCCCTTTTAAAGCTACCTATACCTGCTCCACCTGCTCTTGCTGGGGTAACCGGGATAGTAGGGGTTTATCTAGGGTTTAAATTATTTCAAATGGTTGCACCGATGTTTACAAAATAA